DNA from Balaenoptera ricei isolate mBalRic1 chromosome 6, mBalRic1.hap2, whole genome shotgun sequence:
CTTCAACTAAGAAATCTAAATCCAAACTATTATTCACATGTGAGGgtaaaattaagacatttttagATATTCAAGGACTcaaaaataggacttccctggtggcgcagtagttaagaatctgcctgccaatgcagggaacacaggtatgatccctggtctgggaagatcccacatgctgtggagcagctaagcccacgcaccacaactactgagcctgtgttctggagcccacgagccacaactactgaaacccgcacaccacaactactgagcccgtgcactgcaactactgaagcctgtgtgcctagagcccgtgctccgcaacaagaagcccctgcactgagaagcccgtgagccgcaacgaagagtagctctcgctcaccacaagtagagaaagacctcgcgcaacaacaaagacaccccccccccccaaaaaagactcAAAATCAAGACAGGTTAACCAACATGCTTGAATGTATTTGAACAAGAAAATTATCATGAGGTCTTTGACAGCTCTTTTGGAGCATTTGGACAAAATTAGCAACAGGCACAAAGAAACCATGCAGAATTTTTTAATGGGGCAGTTaaactagagaaataaaaagctaCCAAAAAAATTATCATCCTCACCACAGTATACCATCTGAACTCAGTAATAAATATTTACCCAATCATAATAATATGAACAATAACATTAATTGAACCGAAATTTGTGATACAAACATGATGGGAGATACAGGAAGAAGGCAAAGGAGGGTCTATTATCAGAGCTAAATCCTCAACTACTGCAACAGGAAGTATAAACCTgtctaaaattgataaatttagaaaaatataagcaTCTAATTCAGAAATACAGAGATAAATCCCAGCATAAACAGTTTAAAGGTCAAAAGTGCCTGACTGTGGGAAGCAAAATTGGAACTGGGGAGAGGTGAGGCAGGGAGCTACCGTTTTTCAATACAAGCCTTTTAAATGCTActtgatttcattaaaatatgcTTGTAgtactttgataaaaataaattcattttttatttttatttatttatttaaaatttttttcatttgtttatttcttttttgaggcttcctatttctttcttccttttctttttcttctttttttggctgtaccacgtggcttgtgggatcttagttccctaaccagggatcgaacctggggccacagcagtgaaagcgccaagtcctaaccactggaccggcagggaagtccctcattttttaaatctagagATGGAGAAGGACTCTACTGTAAGTATTAAAGCAATGGCAACATAAGAAACGATCAACAGATTCAAACACCGAAAAGCTAAGAGATTGTGTgtattgaaaattatttaaaatacaatttaaaagcaAACTGGCACTACTCGTATGCTTCTTGGCCAAAATTAGTAAATTGAGAACTCAGAAGTATAAggaaaaaggcaaatattttgCTGAAGTAACTGTGAAAGAGTGGGAAATATATATCCATACCCGGAGAAAGAGAACGCAATGGCAGAATGAGCCTAACCTGTGAGCAGAGCAAGACCCCTTGAAGGGTTGAGGGGCAGTGGGAAGAGGCCCTGGTGCTAGGTCAGGCAGGTTTATGCTGGACACAGAATAAGGGCACATCACAAGATTGTTCCTCTTAACATGATCCCATGGAGTTCTCAACTTCTAAGATTAGTTTATATAAAACAGTGAAACATGAAatcaaaatctgaaaaatgagaCCCAAACACTGGGCCTGAAATAGCCGACAAGAACCAAATTCCAGGAACACTCCCCTAGGAGTTCCTATTTGAAGGATGTATACAGCCCAGctgaccaccatcaccaccccctgCCTCAAGTCCCTATCTTGGAGAGAAGTGCTTCTCTCACTGGGAACGGTTCCTACCGCGGGCCTCAAAGACTCGCACTAAGGATAGAAAGCCAGGATGGGAACTAGGCTTTGCTCCCTGGAGGTAAGGGTCATGACTTCCTTAAAAGATCACCAGAACTCCAACTCTGTTTATATTTGCCCCGCAAAGGCAGTCAGTCCCCAGGCCAGGGTGAAGCATGGTTTCCTCTGACACTCTTAAgtcggtgggggtgggggaaacttTCAGAGTGCTTTTAATTCCTCTAAAGCACACAATAAGTCACAAAGCGAAGAGGAGTATCCTGCTGACCAAAGTCCAACCACAAACCAGGAGGAATTAGGATAAGGTCCATCCTAGGAGATGTTATGCACTCTATTTAGTTTCTCTGAGCCACGGTCCATGGAAGTTTACAGGCAGCAGTAAGCTCTGACAGTGGAAGCACTCGCACAAGAGACAATCATTTACCAAGAATGTCACTGCTGGGAACTTGCACTCTTTGTAAGGCAGGCCAAGGCTCATCTTTTCTACCAGCTAATAGCAGGCTTATTATGGTCTCTCAGAGATTTCCCACCAATACAATCAGGCTCCTTTCTGGCTCTAAATACTGTCTTGATatgctgtcatttaaaaaatctgaactgGTGTAGCAAAAGGTTCTTGGTCTTCTGTGATTTCTATTCTATAATGCAATAATGTATTGTTCTGTGGGGCTGAAACAACTACATAAAATAAAGTAACCTCCCTGTATGCATCTCTCTTGTGTGACAAATCAGATTTCCTTCAAGATGATACAAATTACAACTTTCGTATCAATCCACCCTTCAACACTAAATCTGACTTCcaaccttcccctctccctccctttggAGAAAACTGCACAATTCTtagtagtaagaaaaaaaaagtaattgaagGATTAAAACCTATAGgtttaaaaatgacaaatttcgggcttccttggtgacgcagtggttaagaatccgcctgccaatgcaggggacacgggttcgagccctggtccgggaagatcccacatgccgcggagcaactaagcccgtgcgccacaactactgagcctgcgctctagagcccgcgagccacaactactgagcctgcgtgccacaactactgaagcccacatgcctagagcctgtgctctgcaacaagagaagccaccgcaatgagaagcccgtgcaccgcaacggagagtagcccccgctcgccacaactagagaaagcccacgtccagcaacaaagacccaacacagccaaaaataaataaataaaataaataaataaataaataaataaagacagacaAATTTCTATCTTTTGCTGAAACTTCCAATACAAATTATGCCCCAGTTACTAAAGTACCACACAGTTTGAAGAAACATAACTCCAAATTAGTCAAACACAAAACAGCCAAACTTCAAGGCAGAGTGAgatggaaagagggaggagagggaggtagggagaagataaaaggaggaatACCAAGCaaccataaaaaaattaagaaaggtaataggaaaaagtaaaaaggtacaaagaaagaaagcctttaaaaaatgcaaacacaagaCATGGCAGCacagaaaagaacaaattgaTTAGGCAGGAAAACATCATTCACATGATACACATTATCTTTTtgaaggaaaagaccaaaaagatgcagggagaaaaaaaaaaaaaaaaaagatgcagggaGGAACAAGCCAACATTAACCAGGTTAGGTGCAAAGCTAATAATCTCTGtcctcagaaaaataaacagaactacATATACTTAATGTAAGCAAGGTCAATTTGGTCATGCCCCCATCCTGCCCTAAACCTTGCAAAGAAGAATGTGAGGGTGGCAACTACTGGGTAGAATTTAGAAATCTGTGGAGCTTTAATTCAGGGGGATTTAAAAGGCTTaccgtgggacttccctggtggcacagtggttaagaacccacctgccaatgaaggggacatgggttcgattcctggtccgggaagatcccacgtgctgcggagcaactaaacccgtgcgccacaactactaagccctagagcccacgagccacaactactgaagcccatgtgcctagagcccatgctccgcaacgagaagccactgcaatgagaagcccgcgcaccgcaatgaagagtagcccccgctcaccgcaactagagaaagcccgcccgcagcaatgaagacccaacgcaaccaaaaataaattaaataaatttataaaaggctTACCGTGGGACAGGTATTTGGAGGTGATGATTCTTCTGTGCACACAGACAAGACAGAGAGGGAAGGCATCTGGGAATGGGTCAGGGTTGGCACCTCTGTGCCACTGTCCAAGTTCAAAGCTGAAAGCCCAAGAGCATGATGCCCATTGAGCTCACTGGCACTGCTTTGGGTGGAAGGCTTTAGGGAATTCCGGAACGTGCCACTGCGGAGGCAGGATGTGCTATGGAAAGTGCTTGCCATCTTGGCTGTCTtctgactgctgtcatcagagtCAAGTTTGGGGAAGGACAGGGACTTGATATTGCTTACTgcagggatgggggggagggacactttggaagacagcgACATCTTTTCACAGTTGCCCAACTGTGGTAAGGTTATAAAGCCATTGGGTTTGTGAAGAGGCTTGAAATCTAGGGTTGCCCGCTCCAGGGATGCCAGGACCTCCTCATCCTGTAACACAGACCCAGAGCCGCCTCTAGGCAAGTTACTGTCCAATAACTGGGCCATAATGGGTCCACTGGTTCCTACCAGAATGTTTCTCAGCTCTTCCTTCTCGTCAATAGTTTTTAACTCCAGATTATCAAACGGGTCTTCTTCACACTCAAAGTCAGCAGGATTGAAATCTGCCTTTGTGTGGGGTGGGCTGAGAACTTTCTGTTTTGTGGCACTGCTGCTGACCCGGGTCGGCGTGAGGATGCTGTTGTGCTGTAAGCTGGCAAGGATGGGGTTGATAGGAGGTGGCATTGTGGCTGTACTGTGAGTCCTGGAGAAGCTCATTTTGCTGTCACCCTCTGGGCCACTCTTAGAATTCACCTTAGCTTCTGCCTCCTCAGCCTTGTGCTCTGCTTCCCACTGGGCTTCTTGGATTTTCTTAATATCTTCAGCCCACTCAATGGTTTTCTTTTCCAAAGAGAAGTCATACTGTAAAGATATATCAGAGAAAGGAAGTGTGAACCCAGgtggcttcccctcccccacccaattCCTCCACCCAATTCACTTCTTCCTCACCCTGGCACAAGAGAACTGGGCAAGGCAGCATTTATTAAGGTGTATGGGAGGATTCCCACTCAGGAAAACTAAGACTTCCTAATCTTACTTGATTTAATCAAACTATGCTCCCTGGTTACTTCTAGAAATTAACTAGAAAGAGCTCCCACCACCTCTAGTCCTACATACCAGGCCAAATGTACCTTGCCACTTCCCTTGCTTCTCTCCCCTCAGGCCATTTCCCTTCCTAGAATTCTTCATTGGTGGCTCAGGCAGAACTCAGCTGCCTCCTCTATAAAGCTTTCCTGATGGCCCATTCCTTCCTCTGAACTCATACATAGTGTCTGTCTCTATCATTTGATGCTGAGCACATATGACCACAAGCAGCTTTAGTCTTCCTCTAAACATTTCCCCAGCACTATCACAAGCCTCTTGTGGGCAGCAACTGGGCTTTAGACCCTCTTAAGGTCTCCATTATCTAACACAATGCCCTAAATAGATCCCGTGCTCAATAATAACAACAGCCCCTAGTATTTAAGAAGCACTTACAAGGTGCCATGCATGATTCTAAGCACTTTTTACGTATTAGTTCTCTAGATTTTTTCAACATTACAGGGGCTATGCTCAAGGTCATAAAGCTGTTAAGTGGTAGAGCctggatctgaacccaggcagtctgacaaCAGATTCTATGCTCTAAACCACTACCAAATTACAATGAACAGACTGTACTCTAAATGTAGGAAAACTGCTTATTAAGAAATCTAGACATAATCAAATTAAGATTTTACGATGCAAActcaacaaaaagcaaacaacctgattaaaaaatggccagaggatctgaatagacattcttccaaagaagccatacagatggccaagaggcacatgaagagatgttcaacatcactaattattagggaaatgcaaatcaaagccacaataagATATCGCCTCACGCCCATtgaaatggttattatcaaaaaggcaagaaataacaagtgttggagaagatgtggagaaaagggagccttcatacacactgttggtggcagtgtaaactggtgcagccactgtggaaaagagtaaaAGCTAAACAACGTGTGCACATTCAAGGTTGGAGGCACAATAAGAGTaaagaggggaaagggagaggaaggaggcctACCATGACCTAGAGCCACGGTAGACCTAGAGTTTTAGAGTAGAAGAAACATAATAAAGTGCCTCAGGTCATCCCTAAACCTTTCAGCTTCAAACAACACAAAAGAAGCCTGGAAACGCACATGTCAAGAAGTTCACTTACACACCCTGAGCCAGTTACTGGGCCCCAAAAAGACACTTGGGGGATCACAGGGCTTCCTTTCTACCACTAACTGAATAGTGAGAAAACAGCACTGGGCAAAGGTTGCTGCTTCTAACTGTGGAGGAAATCCAATTATGCAACTGGTTTCCTCCACCAAAAACTGAGGCTGTGACCAACTTCCCACTGCCTGTAAACACAGATCTCTGAAGTTTTACTCCCCAAAACAAGTgtaaatttctttcctctttagtgcttttttgtttttttgtaattaCCAAAGTAATGTAGAATACTTGGAACAtaggaaaaaacagagagaaaaaaacagcagAAATATTACAGTGAAAAAGAATGTGATTTTTGAGtgtacaataataaataataacatcatctaacatttatggagtaccaggaaccagaataagcattataaatgcattattttacttaatccttaTAATAACCTTAAAATCTGTACAAGATTACACAGCTGTTACATGGCAATTCTAGCCCATGAATTGCTGAACCAGAGTCTGCTCTAAACCGTGACACTAAAGGCCACCCTCCGCTACTGTGGCCACTACCACCATTTCAGTGAAAACTTTCCGGACCTGGGTGCAAAGGTTTATGTATGTTTTACTGGCTCACTTTGACGATTTTTAGTCTGAAATCTCAAGTTTGTATTGTCATGCAAGGGCAAATATGAAGAAGTTACAGGAAACTTCAAGCTGTCTAGGGCTCTAGGTCTGACTCTTCTCTGGATAGAGAGGGAGCCAGCGCCAACACCACAGCCAAATCCCCCACTGGAGACCCTAGGCAGTCAAAGTTTAAGGAAGCTATCTGCAATTAGAGAACAAAAACACTGCCGCTAGCCCACACAGGAATGGAGCTTGGAGCCTTGATCTCCTCTTTTGTTATTAGTGGGTGTGATGCGTATGACAGGCACAGTACCAGGCACTCACTAGTGTATCACACTGATCAAATAGAAAATTCCCAGCAAAGCCTATTAACGGCAACAATGTGGGATTCCAAACAAGCCTTCTGAATGAATCAATGAGGCAGCGAATATGAGGACTACTGAAATAAGATGGAGGTGTTATTTAAATCATATTGCTAGCAGTATTCTGCACACAGAGtagtatttactgaatatttgttGCTGCCAATAAAAAAGCCACcaaggaaaaagaacaaggtaAAACTTCATAAAGGAAATCTCTATCTCTTCTGGCCCAATAAAGTCTCCATACACAAAAGGAGTATTGATTCAGTATTCAAAAACATCTAAGATAGTCAACATTATTAGTAGCTAGGGAAAGTACATCAAAACCACCATAAGAGAGgtaattccctggaggtccagtggttaagatgccatgcttccactgcagggggcgtgggttcaaaccctggtcaggcaactaggaTCCCAaatgccatgtggccaaaaaaacaaaaacaaaaaccgtaAGACCACTGCACACCCATTAGGATGTATATAAATAACCAAAAAGACAGATGATAACAaaagttggcaaggatgtagaggaaCTAGAAACTTCATGCAGTGTAGgtaggattgtaaaatggtgcagccactttggaaattagtctggcaattcctcaaaaggttaaagatatatatatgacccggcaattccactcctatgtatatacccaagaaaGCTGAAAGCATTATGTCTGCACGAAAACCTGTagacaaatgttcacagcacggatttccctggtggcgcagtggttaagaatccgcccaccaatgcaggggacacgggttcaatccctggtccgggaagatcccacatgccgcggagcaaataagcccgctcgccacaactactgagcccatgtgctgcaactacggaagcccgctcgcctagagcccatgctctgcaacaagagaagccatgcaatgagaagcccgcgcaccgcaacgaagagtagctccggcttgccacaactagagaaagcccacacgcagcaatgaagacccaatgcagccaaaaaaaaaaagttcacagcagcgTTATTCCTAAAAGCCAAAAAATTGGAAACCATcaaaaatgtctatcaactggggacttccctggcagtccagtggttttaagactccgcgcttccactgtagagggcacgggtttgatccctggtcgggaactaagatcccgtaagccacacagccaaaaaaaaaaggtctatcaactgatgagtggttaacaaactgtggtatatatcaatacaatggaattattcagccataataaTGAATAACTACTAATACTTCATTCATACAATATGgataaaacttgaaaacattaaaagtaaaataaaccagtcacatatatatttatgaagttATATATAAAAGACtaaatattgtattattccacttatatgatattccagaataggcaaattcatagagacagaaagtagatttagtggttgccaggggctgggggaaggggaaaatagggagtgactgctaacggACACTGGGTCTCTTttcagggtgatgaaaatattctggaatgagATGGTAATGATAGTTAtgcaactctgaatatactaaaaaaaaatttatttgcataccttaaaagggaaaattttgtggtatgtgaattatatcaataaaacttttatttaaaaaatgtaactgaaGTTCTCCCACTATGATTATTCCCTACAAAAGACTGGAAGGTAAAacaaagaatacattttattttatttttcagtattattattattttttaaattattattattatttttggccgtgctgcgtggcttgtgggatcttagttccccgaccagggatcgaacccgggcccttagCAGTGAAAACACGGCGTCCTttccactggactaccagggaattcccaatttttttttttttttttcaaagaatacatTTTAGAGTAACATGGTAATGCCTTAGTAAATCCCCCTTCTTTGCCAGgaagctgtattttaaaaaatctcgaGTCACAGGAAGAAGTGTTTGGGTGAGTAGCGTACCTTTCTGTTTTTCCATGTAACTCCTTCTctaaactgtaagctccttgaggaaagTGATTAAGGCATTTATCTCTATCCTCAGCCCTAGCAGAGCATCACTCAAAAGCAGGCAGTCAATAAGTGTGTAGGAAGTCACGTAACATGGGGCtatttgctgctttcaagatgtaattttatacatttatatataactgaGCTTTAAAGATGTAAGGGTTGAAAAAGAAGCTATTGAGGAGACGGCATTTAAGCGCAGTCTAGAATAGATAGATTTTTAACAAGCAGACAGCTTTTAGTATggtgagaaagagaagaatatttCAAGTGGGGATAACAACTCATGAGAAGAGCATGGTACAGACAGGTAATACACACAGTACATTCAACAAATTGCTATAGTATCCTGATTTGGAGGGAATATAGAGGAGATGATGAGCTAAGGTACTCGACCATAACCTTATGTCTAGACGATTCAGTAAGGGTTGGTGAATCACTGTAAGTTTTTAAATTCAGGAATATTATTCTAGaaacaatatgaaaaatagaaggaaaatgctGTAAGCAGAGGAGCCCATTAAAGAGGCTACTGAAATAGCCCAGGTGAAAAAATAAGGTAAGGATAAACTGAATGGCAAAGGGAAGacacaacagagagaaaatactaTGTAACTTGAGTGACCAAGAAGGTAGTGAGGACATTaatagagagaaggaaagaggggaaGAAGCAAGTCAGATGAGCAATGGGGATTTGTTTTGGACAAGGCACAGAATCCCAGGAACATACAATCTATCAGATTACACAAGATCTGTAacagatatataaacatatataaatgtgCGTGCGTCTGTACACATGcctgtgtgtgagtgagagagacaATGTGAGCCAAGCAATAACAGGAGCTATCAGAAACACAAATAAGAgacaggagaattttttttttctatttcactatACATCAAATTCTTActccttaaaatgttaaatgtactAAACTTTAACTAAAAATTACCACTTACCTGTACTTCTCTGACAACCTGCAAACAATCAGGCAAGGAGAAGCCAATAGGTAGACCAACTTTAGCTGGTGTTTTGAATTTGTCTCCTATCTTAAATGGGACATCATCAAGGTAACTGAAAGTCCCTACAATcaaaaataaagtacaaaatatcagcaaagaaCTTATTATTTGTTTTGGTATAATCTTACATCTAGGATACAACATTAATTTATGCTATCCTAAGATTAGAAGTTACAGAGTTCCTTCTCTGACTGCTTACCTTCTCCTGACCCTAGATCTCTAATAAGGAACTCCTATTTGAGGTTACTTGATCTTATTAGGGTTTATATTCAATTATACTTACAGTAAAAGCCAAAGTACTCATAGTAGCCTAAAAGTCCTCCCCAACGCCCATTACCTCTCTTGCCCTCAATTCCTGGCTCACTGAACTAAGTCACAGTGATCCTCTATTCCTCAACCATGACATGGTCAAAACTACTTCAAAAATTCTGCACTGGCCGCTTCCTCtatctggaatgttctttcctcAGATATTCACATGGCTTACtccttcacctccttcaagtctttgctcaaatggcaCTTTCTAAGTGAGGCTTaccctgaccaccctatttaaaattactACCACACCCTCACCGCAGTAATCCCACATCATCATCTatcttttctccatagcacttattaccttctaacatatatgtaatttgccttttaattatatttattgtctgtcttgcCCAATGGAATATAAGCTCCCTGCAGGTAAGTATTt
Protein-coding regions in this window:
- the UBAP1 gene encoding ubiquitin-associated protein 1 isoform X2 codes for the protein MASKKLGADFHGTFSYLDDVPFKIGDKFKTPAKVGLPIGFSLPDCLQVVREVQYDFSLEKKTIEWAEDIKKIQEAQWEAEHKAEEAEAKVNSKSGPEGDSKMSFSRTHSTATMPPPINPILASLQHNSILTPTRVSSSATKQKVLSPPHTKADFNPADFECEEDPFDNLELKTIDEKEELRNILVGTSGPIMAQLLDSNLPRGGSGSVLQDEEVLASLERATLDFKPLHKPNGFITLPQLGNCEKMSLSSKVSLPPIPAVSNIKSLSFPKLDSDDSSQKTAKMASTFHSTSCLRSGTFRNSLKPSTQSSASELNGHHALGLSALNLDSGTEVPTLTHSQMPSLSVLSVCTEESSPPNTCPTILDYLFAHGQLCEKGFDPLLVEEALEMQQCSEEKMMEFLQLMSKFKEMGFELKDIKEVLLLHNNDQDNALEDLMARAGAS
- the UBAP1 gene encoding ubiquitin-associated protein 1 isoform X1; translation: MASKKLGADFHGTFSYLDDVPFKIGDKFKTPAKVGLPIGFSLPDCLQVVREVQYDFSLEKKTIEWAEDIKKIQEAQWEAEHKAEEAEAKVNSKSGPEGDSKMSFSRTHSTATMPPPINPILASLQHNSILTPTRVSSSATKQKVLSPPHTKADFNPADFECEEDPFDNLELKTIDEKEELRNILVGTSGPIMAQLLDSNLPRGGSGSVLQDEEVLASLERATLDFKPLHKPNGFITLPQLGNCEKMSLSSKVSLPPIPAVSNIKSLSFPKLDSDDSSQKTAKMASTFHSTSCLRSGTFRNSLKPSTQSSASELNGHHALGLSALNLDSGTEVPTLTHSQMPSLSVLSVCTEESSPPNTCPTVTPPNFSVSQVPNTPSCPQAYSELQTLSPSERQCVETVVNMGYPYECVLKAMKKKGENIEQILDYLFAHGQLCEKGFDPLLVEEALEMQQCSEEKMMEFLQLMSKFKEMGFELKDIKEVLLLHNNDQDNALEDLMARAGAS